A genomic segment from [Flavobacterium] thermophilum encodes:
- a CDS encoding Protein of uncharacterised function (DUF2600), with amino-acid sequence MKIPTHPIALMKMVYRDVFPLVHRELAYWRRQAERIPDPELRRQALASIASKTFHCEGGSILALLAGENMEDCIRFIVAYQTISDYLDNLCDRSTSLDPLDFRALHDSMPDALTIGAEPSNYYRHRREQEDGGYLPALVRTCQEVLETVRHYETIAPFLHELAGYYCDLQVHKHVEASERVPRLEKWFAQYKDALPPMEWYEFSACSGSTLGIFCLVAYAFGESLPLEMARQVRDGYFPYIQGLHILLDYLIDQEEDRAGGDLNFCFYYPNETVMLERLCHFIEEADRHVSALPHGQFHRLIHRGLLGLYLSDAKVKKQRGLHRLARRLVRAGGAASMFFYWNGKAYRFWQERQKRLSFS; translated from the coding sequence TTGAAAATCCCGACACACCCGATTGCGTTAATGAAAATGGTTTATCGCGATGTATTCCCTCTCGTCCACCGCGAGCTTGCCTATTGGCGGCGCCAGGCCGAGCGCATTCCCGACCCGGAGCTTCGGCGCCAGGCCTTGGCGAGCATCGCGTCGAAAACGTTCCATTGCGAAGGCGGCTCCATTTTGGCGCTTTTGGCCGGAGAAAACATGGAGGATTGCATCCGCTTTATCGTGGCTTACCAGACGATCAGCGATTATTTGGATAATTTGTGCGACCGCAGCACCTCGCTTGATCCGCTCGACTTTCGCGCCTTGCACGATTCAATGCCGGACGCGTTGACAATCGGCGCCGAGCCGTCGAACTATTACCGCCATCGCCGCGAGCAGGAAGACGGCGGCTATTTGCCGGCGCTCGTCCGCACGTGTCAAGAGGTGCTCGAGACGGTGCGCCATTACGAGACGATCGCCCCGTTTTTACATGAGTTGGCCGGATATTATTGCGACTTGCAAGTACATAAACATGTCGAAGCGAGCGAGCGGGTGCCGCGGTTGGAGAAATGGTTCGCGCAATACAAAGACGCCTTGCCGCCGATGGAGTGGTATGAGTTTTCCGCCTGCTCCGGTTCGACGCTCGGCATTTTCTGTCTCGTCGCCTATGCGTTTGGCGAATCGCTGCCGCTGGAGATGGCGAGACAAGTGCGCGACGGTTATTTTCCATACATTCAAGGGCTGCACATTTTGCTCGACTATTTGATCGATCAAGAGGAAGATCGAGCCGGCGGCGATTTGAATTTTTGCTTTTACTATCCGAATGAAACGGTGATGCTTGAGCGGCTTTGCCATTTCATCGAAGAGGCCGACCGCCATGTCAGCGCCCTTCCGCACGGCCAGTTTCACCGCCTTATTCACCGAGGGCTTCTTGGGTTGTATTTGTCGGATGCCAAGGTGAAAAAGCAACGCGGTCTGCACCGGCTGGCGCGCCGGCTCGTCCGCGCCGGCGGGGCGGCGTCGATGTTTTTTTATTGGAACGGAAAAGCGTACCGCTTTTGGCAGGAGCGGCAAAAACGGCTGTCCTTTTCATAA
- the yrdA_1 gene encoding carnitine operon protein CaiE codes for MIYPYKGKTPQIAASAFIADYVTITGDVVIGEETSIWFNTVIRGDVAPTVIGNRVNIQDNSILHQSPNNPLIIEDGVTVGHQVILHSAIVRKNALIGMGSIILDRAEIGEGAFIGAGSLVPPGKKIPPNTLALGRPAKVVRELTEDDLREMERIRREYVEKGQYYKALQQAARPHEKELP; via the coding sequence ATGATCTATCCGTACAAAGGAAAAACGCCGCAAATCGCCGCCTCCGCCTTTATCGCCGACTATGTGACGATCACCGGCGATGTCGTGATCGGCGAAGAGACGAGCATTTGGTTCAATACCGTCATCCGCGGCGACGTGGCGCCGACGGTGATCGGCAACCGGGTCAATATCCAAGATAACTCAATTTTGCATCAAAGTCCAAACAATCCGCTTATCATTGAAGACGGGGTAACCGTCGGCCATCAAGTCATTTTGCACAGCGCCATCGTCCGAAAAAACGCGCTCATCGGCATGGGCTCGATCATTTTGGACCGCGCGGAAATCGGGGAAGGCGCATTTATCGGCGCCGGCAGTTTAGTGCCGCCGGGCAAAAAAATTCCGCCCAACACGCTCGCCCTCGGCCGCCCGGCCAAAGTCGTCCGCGAACTGACGGAAGACGACCTCCGCGAAATGGAGCGCATCCGCCGCGAATATGTGGAAAAAGGGCAATATTACAAAGCGCTGCAGCAAGCCGCGCGTCCTCACGAAAAAGAGCTGCCGTAA
- the metK gene encoding S-adenosylmethionine synthase — protein sequence MSAKRRLFTSESVTEGHPDKICDQISDAILDAILEKDPNARVACETSVTTGLVLVSGEITTSTYVDIPRIVRDTVREIGYTRAKYGFDADTCAVLTSIDEQSPDIAMGVDRALEAREGQMTDEEIEAIGAGDQGLMFGFACNETEELMPLPISLAHRLARRLAEVRKTDVLPYLRPDGKTQVTIEYDENGKPVRVDTIVVSAQHHPEITQEQIERDIKEHVIKPVVPAELLDENTNYFINPTGRFVIGGPQGDAGLTGRKIIVDTYGGYARHGGGAFSGKDPTKVDRSAAYAARYVAKNIVAAGLADKCEVQLAYAIGVARPVSISIDTFGTGKVSEDILIEVVRSNFDLRPAGIIKMLDLRRPIYKQTAAYGHFGRTDIDLPWERTDKATTLREQALALANK from the coding sequence ATGTCAGCCAAACGCCGCTTGTTTACGTCAGAGTCTGTGACGGAAGGACATCCGGATAAAATTTGCGACCAAATTTCTGACGCCATTTTGGATGCCATTTTGGAAAAAGACCCGAACGCCCGCGTCGCCTGCGAAACGAGCGTCACGACCGGGCTGGTGCTCGTGAGTGGGGAAATCACAACATCAACGTACGTGGACATTCCGCGCATCGTCCGCGATACGGTCCGGGAGATCGGCTACACGCGCGCCAAATACGGATTTGACGCCGATACGTGCGCGGTGCTGACGTCGATTGACGAACAGTCGCCGGACATTGCGATGGGGGTGGACCGGGCGCTTGAGGCGCGCGAAGGTCAGATGACTGACGAGGAAATTGAAGCGATCGGCGCCGGCGACCAAGGATTGATGTTTGGGTTCGCCTGCAATGAGACGGAAGAATTGATGCCGCTGCCGATTTCGCTTGCGCACCGCTTGGCGCGTCGATTGGCGGAAGTGCGTAAAACGGACGTCTTGCCGTACTTGCGGCCGGACGGGAAAACGCAAGTGACGATCGAATACGATGAAAACGGCAAACCGGTGCGCGTCGATACGATCGTCGTGTCCGCGCAGCACCATCCGGAAATTACGCAAGAGCAAATCGAGCGCGACATTAAGGAGCATGTCATCAAACCGGTCGTGCCGGCCGAGCTGCTTGATGAGAACACGAACTATTTCATCAACCCGACAGGACGGTTTGTCATCGGCGGTCCGCAAGGGGATGCTGGGCTGACGGGGCGGAAAATCATTGTCGACACGTACGGCGGCTACGCCCGCCATGGCGGCGGCGCGTTCTCGGGCAAAGACCCGACGAAAGTCGACCGCTCGGCGGCGTATGCGGCCCGCTATGTGGCGAAAAACATCGTTGCGGCAGGACTGGCCGACAAATGCGAAGTGCAGCTCGCCTACGCGATCGGCGTCGCCCGTCCGGTATCGATTTCCATTGATACGTTCGGCACCGGCAAAGTGTCGGAAGACATTTTGATTGAGGTCGTGCGCAGCAACTTCGATCTCCGCCCGGCGGGCATCATCAAAATGCTTGACCTGCGCCGCCCGATTTACAAACAGACGGCCGCTTACGGGCATTTCGGGCGTACGGACATCGACTTGCCGTGGGAGCGCACTGATAAAGCGACGACGCTGAGAGAACAAGCGCTGGCGCTGGCGAACAAGTAA
- the pckA gene encoding Phosphoenolpyruvate carboxykinase [ATP], whose amino-acid sequence MGIANMTNKLDLLLQKPYVHHQLSAAELVEKVLQRNEGRLTHTGAVAVTTGKYTGRSPKDKYIVEEPSTKQTIDWGTVNQPMSPETFEKLYDKVLDYLMKQDELFVFKGFAGADPKYRLPIQVVNEFAWHNLFVHQLFIRPSAEELAAHEPQFTVICAPNFKADPKVDGTRSEAFIIISFERRTVLIGGTEYAGEMKKSIFSVMNYVLPEQGILPMHCSANVGQEGDVALFFGLSGTGKTTLSTDPNRRLIGDDEHGWSSRGIFNIEGGCYAKCINLSREKEPQIFDAIGFGAVLENVVLDDATRVPNYDDGTLTENTRAAYPLQAIQNIIDPSVAGHPSTIVFLTADAFGVLPPISKLTREQAMYHFLSGYTSKLAGTERGVTEPEATFSTCFGAPFLPRPAVEYAEMLGQKIAEHNVRVFLVNTGWTGGPYGVGSRMKLAYTRAMVQAAVEGELDNVETVKDPIFGLAIPTRVPGVPDDVLQPQNTWADKQAYEQKAKELAQKFRANFRKFAHIDPTIEKLGGPLV is encoded by the coding sequence ATGGGGATCGCAAACATGACGAATAAGCTTGATTTATTGCTACAAAAACCGTACGTACATCACCAATTGTCCGCCGCCGAGCTCGTTGAGAAAGTCCTGCAACGGAACGAAGGACGGCTGACCCACACCGGGGCGGTTGCCGTGACAACCGGCAAGTACACGGGGCGGTCGCCGAAAGACAAATACATCGTCGAAGAACCGTCCACGAAGCAAACGATCGACTGGGGAACGGTCAACCAGCCGATGTCTCCGGAAACGTTTGAGAAACTGTACGACAAAGTGCTCGATTATTTAATGAAACAAGATGAACTGTTCGTCTTTAAAGGCTTTGCCGGCGCCGATCCGAAATACCGGCTGCCGATTCAAGTCGTCAACGAATTCGCCTGGCACAACTTGTTCGTCCATCAGCTGTTCATCCGGCCGAGCGCCGAGGAGCTCGCCGCGCACGAGCCGCAATTCACCGTCATTTGCGCGCCGAACTTTAAAGCCGACCCGAAGGTGGACGGGACGCGCTCGGAAGCGTTCATCATCATCTCGTTTGAACGGCGCACCGTGTTGATCGGCGGCACCGAGTATGCCGGCGAAATGAAAAAATCGATTTTCTCGGTCATGAACTATGTGCTGCCGGAACAAGGCATCCTGCCGATGCACTGCTCGGCCAACGTCGGGCAGGAAGGCGACGTCGCCCTCTTTTTCGGCTTGTCGGGAACGGGAAAAACGACGCTCTCGACCGACCCGAACCGCCGCTTGATCGGCGATGACGAACACGGTTGGTCAAGCCGCGGCATTTTCAACATCGAAGGCGGCTGCTATGCGAAATGCATCAACCTATCGCGCGAGAAAGAGCCGCAAATTTTTGACGCCATCGGCTTCGGCGCGGTGCTCGAAAACGTCGTTCTCGATGACGCGACGCGGGTGCCGAATTACGACGACGGCACGCTGACGGAAAACACACGCGCCGCCTACCCGCTTCAGGCGATCCAAAACATCATCGACCCGAGCGTCGCCGGCCATCCGTCCACGATCGTGTTTTTGACAGCCGATGCGTTCGGCGTCCTGCCGCCGATCAGCAAGCTGACGCGCGAACAGGCGATGTACCATTTCTTAAGCGGCTACACAAGCAAGCTCGCCGGCACCGAACGCGGCGTCACCGAACCGGAAGCAACGTTCTCAACGTGCTTTGGCGCACCGTTTTTGCCGCGCCCGGCCGTTGAGTACGCGGAAATGCTCGGGCAAAAAATCGCCGAACACAACGTCCGCGTCTTTTTGGTCAACACCGGCTGGACAGGGGGGCCGTACGGCGTCGGAAGCCGCATGAAGCTCGCCTACACCCGGGCGATGGTGCAAGCCGCCGTCGAAGGGGAGCTCGACAACGTCGAAACGGTCAAAGATCCGATTTTCGGCCTCGCCATCCCGACCCGCGTCCCGGGCGTGCCGGATGACGTCCTGCAGCCGCAAAACACATGGGCCGACAAACAAGCATACGAACAAAAAGCAAAAGAGCTAGCGCAAAAATTCCGCGCCAACTTCCGAAAGTTCGCCCATATCGACCCGACGATCGAAAAACTCGGCGGACCGCTCGTGTAA
- a CDS encoding 2-acyl-glycerophospho-ethanolamine acyltransferase — MKNKTFHFLWIGQSFANFGDVFYIVSVVSYLYHLTSKAMAAALVPFFVTLSLFISGIVAPIFFEKYKLKTLLSYGQLCKTFLLLFLSLFLQWGAEHHIAIVYVFVSLIAFLDGINNPIKNSLVPFIVSKEEILKANSFVNTLDQFIKLSAWPIGSLIVSVGSPFLLIHITLLFYIVSSILMFLLPIQEHTKKKTVQDKGLKNFLLSIRLGWEYTWRNVHAKSISFMSFFEGIGNGVWISAILYMYVKEQLHVGEEWWGYINSVFFGGMVIGGLLSVKFSQSVEKNQQFFVLFGPFCIAIVTLLFGTTTHGALALLYSALYGIIEQWKLICLQTILQKNARMDALPHVFAVQGVISSVTFGISTLLMSFIADVYGIRFSFYLSVCCFLISGWISYRQRKIWSYKENQKGEITGTIL, encoded by the coding sequence ATGAAAAATAAAACATTTCATTTCCTTTGGATCGGACAATCTTTCGCGAATTTCGGAGATGTGTTCTACATTGTTTCCGTTGTCTCTTACCTATATCATTTGACATCGAAAGCCATGGCTGCCGCATTAGTCCCTTTTTTCGTTACATTGTCGTTATTTATTAGTGGAATCGTCGCACCGATATTTTTCGAAAAATATAAACTAAAAACGTTATTGTCCTACGGACAACTGTGTAAAACATTTCTGCTGCTTTTTCTCTCGCTGTTTTTGCAATGGGGTGCGGAACATCACATTGCGATCGTTTACGTTTTTGTATCATTGATCGCTTTTTTAGACGGGATCAATAATCCGATTAAAAACTCCCTCGTTCCTTTTATCGTTTCCAAGGAGGAAATCTTGAAAGCCAACAGTTTTGTAAACACGTTAGACCAATTCATCAAACTTAGCGCATGGCCGATCGGGAGTTTGATTGTCAGTGTAGGGTCGCCGTTCCTTTTAATCCATATCACCTTATTGTTCTATATCGTTTCAAGCATTCTCATGTTTCTGTTGCCTATACAAGAACATACAAAGAAGAAGACGGTCCAAGACAAAGGCCTAAAGAACTTTCTCCTTTCGATCCGTCTAGGATGGGAATACACGTGGAGAAATGTGCACGCAAAATCGATTAGCTTCATGTCATTTTTTGAAGGAATCGGAAATGGCGTCTGGATTTCGGCCATCCTTTATATGTATGTGAAAGAACAATTACATGTAGGAGAGGAATGGTGGGGATATATTAACTCTGTTTTCTTTGGCGGCATGGTGATAGGGGGATTGTTAAGCGTTAAGTTTAGTCAATCGGTTGAAAAAAACCAGCAATTTTTTGTATTGTTTGGCCCGTTTTGTATCGCTATTGTCACACTGTTATTTGGCACAACGACGCACGGTGCGCTGGCGCTTCTGTATTCCGCCCTGTACGGGATCATCGAACAATGGAAGCTGATCTGTCTTCAGACGATTCTTCAAAAAAATGCCCGGATGGACGCTCTGCCTCATGTTTTTGCCGTGCAGGGAGTCATTAGTTCCGTAACATTCGGAATTTCCACATTGTTAATGAGCTTTATCGCCGATGTTTACGGGATTCGTTTTTCATTTTATTTGTCTGTTTGCTGCTTTTTGATCAGCGGCTGGATCAGTTATCGTCAGCGGAAAATCTGGAGTTATAAGGAGAACCAAAAAGGAGAAATCACGGGAACTATTTTGTGA
- a CDS encoding flagellar assembly protein H, producing METKEAKQVMELIISYEQRGIEKGIQQGVKQGIEQGLKQGIKQGMKQGIEQGRQKGIEEGKIDIAKKMLAKGYDVDTVHELTGLPAEKIEQLKK from the coding sequence ATGGAGACGAAGGAAGCGAAACAAGTGATGGAGCTCATCATCTCATACGAACAGCGGGGAATCGAGAAAGGCATTCAACAAGGAGTCAAACAAGGAATCGAACAAGGGTTGAAACAAGGAATAAAGCAAGGGATGAAGCAAGGGATTGAACAGGGACGTCAAAAAGGGATCGAGGAAGGGAAAATCGACATCGCGAAGAAAATGTTGGCGAAAGGGTACGATGTCGACACGGTCCACGAGCTGACCGGGCTGCCGGCGGAAAAGATTGAACAGCTGAAGAAGTAA
- the ytmB gene encoding Protein of uncharacterised function (DUF2584), with protein MGMPMEVQTVIVTKGKEQRVQGNVFVLEKDGYRLYPLDVPLEVRRTVQSEASGIAVVKKLEWEDNRTTVTYELVSLYSTN; from the coding sequence ATGGGCATGCCGATGGAAGTGCAGACGGTCATTGTGACCAAAGGGAAGGAACAGCGCGTTCAAGGAAATGTGTTTGTGCTGGAAAAAGACGGATACCGCTTGTATCCGCTCGACGTGCCGCTTGAAGTGCGCCGGACCGTACAAAGCGAAGCGAGCGGCATCGCGGTCGTGAAAAAGCTCGAGTGGGAAGACAACCGGACGACGGTGACGTACGAGCTCGTCAGCCTGTATTCGACGAATTGA
- a CDS encoding Predicted esterase, producing the protein MDGDIIDQYRFPSPHPGIDVFFVTYMSQGLKVKGFLAAPKRKGVYDGFLYLRGGIKNVGQVRVPRLIEFASRGFAVFAPLYRGNGGGEGNEDFAGDDRYDAFAGFELLRRHPLVHPGRVHLFGFSRGGAMALHAALMAEKVCSVAVWGGVTDMALTYQERPDLRRMMKRVIGGTPNKCPERYRHRTPLYHLERLKAPVLIIHGGRDENVSIEHAWRLERRLKQLGKPVTAWYFPEFTHYFPPQANRETVQRLTEWMKQQPTV; encoded by the coding sequence ATGGACGGGGACATCATCGACCAATACCGGTTTCCGTCGCCGCATCCGGGAATCGATGTGTTCTTTGTCACCTATATGTCCCAAGGGCTGAAGGTGAAAGGATTTTTAGCGGCGCCGAAGCGAAAAGGCGTTTATGACGGGTTTTTGTATTTGCGCGGCGGGATCAAAAACGTCGGGCAGGTGCGAGTGCCGCGCCTCATCGAGTTCGCGTCGCGTGGATTTGCCGTCTTCGCCCCGCTTTACCGCGGCAACGGAGGCGGGGAAGGGAACGAAGATTTCGCCGGCGACGATCGCTATGACGCATTTGCCGGGTTTGAGCTTCTTCGCCGCCATCCGCTCGTCCACCCGGGGCGCGTCCATCTGTTCGGCTTCTCGCGCGGCGGGGCGATGGCGCTTCATGCCGCCCTTATGGCGGAAAAGGTCTGTTCAGTCGCAGTTTGGGGAGGGGTGACCGATATGGCGCTTACGTATCAAGAGAGGCCAGACTTGCGGCGGATGATGAAGCGCGTCATCGGCGGGACGCCGAACAAATGCCCGGAGCGCTATCGGCACCGCACGCCGCTCTACCATTTGGAGCGGCTCAAGGCCCCGGTGCTCATCATCCACGGCGGACGTGATGAGAACGTATCGATTGAGCACGCTTGGCGGCTGGAACGGCGGTTGAAGCAGCTCGGCAAACCGGTCACGGCTTGGTACTTCCCTGAGTTCACCCACTATTTTCCGCCGCAAGCCAATCGCGAGACGGTGCAAAGGCTCACGGAATGGATGAAACAACAGCCGACGGTGTGA
- a CDS encoding ABC-type taurine transport system, periplasmic component, which yields MKKWAVWLCSLLLLLPLSACTNDGGQSEKPLQKVRLAEVTHSIFYAPQYVALAKGFFKEEGLDVELTTTWGGDKTMTTLLSGGADIALVGSETSIYVYAQGTDDPVINFAQLTQTDGTFLVSREKIDHFTWEMLKGSTFLGQRKGGMPQMVGEFVLKKHGIDPHNDLHLIQNVDFANIANAFASGTGDFVQLFEPTASIFEQEGKGYIVASFGTESGRVPYTSYMAKRSYMNENKDVIEKFTRAIYKAQQWVESHSAAEIAKAIQPYFKDTDSAIIEKVVERYKSQGTYATDPILDEEEWNNLQTIMAEAGELPKRIDLNTLVDSSFAKNAMNTQ from the coding sequence ATGAAAAAATGGGCCGTATGGTTATGCTCGCTTCTGCTGCTTTTGCCGCTTTCCGCCTGCACGAATGACGGGGGCCAAAGCGAAAAGCCGCTCCAAAAAGTGCGGCTCGCCGAAGTGACGCACTCGATTTTTTACGCACCACAGTACGTCGCCTTGGCGAAAGGGTTCTTCAAGGAAGAGGGGCTCGATGTCGAGCTGACGACGACATGGGGCGGCGACAAAACGATGACGACGCTGCTTTCCGGCGGCGCGGACATCGCCCTTGTCGGCTCGGAAACATCCATTTATGTGTATGCACAAGGGACGGACGATCCGGTCATCAATTTCGCGCAGCTCACGCAAACCGACGGGACGTTTCTTGTTTCCCGCGAGAAAATCGACCACTTTACATGGGAGATGTTGAAAGGAAGCACGTTCCTCGGTCAACGGAAAGGCGGCATGCCGCAGATGGTCGGCGAGTTTGTGCTGAAAAAACACGGCATTGACCCGCACAACGATTTGCATCTCATTCAAAACGTCGATTTCGCCAATATCGCCAACGCCTTTGCGAGCGGGACGGGCGATTTCGTCCAGCTGTTTGAGCCAACAGCGAGCATTTTTGAACAAGAAGGGAAAGGCTATATCGTCGCTTCATTCGGCACCGAATCCGGGCGCGTGCCGTACACGTCGTATATGGCAAAACGAAGCTACATGAACGAAAACAAAGACGTGATTGAAAAATTTACGCGCGCGATCTACAAAGCGCAGCAATGGGTCGAATCGCACAGCGCAGCTGAAATTGCCAAAGCCATTCAACCTTACTTTAAGGACACGGACTCGGCCATCATCGAAAAAGTGGTTGAGCGCTACAAAAGCCAAGGGACCTATGCGACCGATCCGATTTTGGATGAAGAAGAATGGAACAACTTGCAAACCATTATGGCCGAAGCCGGCGAGCTGCCGAAGCGCATCGATCTAAACACACTTGTCGATTCGTCATTTGCCAAAAACGCGATGAACACGCAATGA
- the fbpC gene encoding Fe(3+) ions import ATP-binding protein FbpC: protein MFLSIDRLSHTYLTKTNAVTALVDVSLSVEKGEFVSFLGPSGCGKTTLLSIIAGLIEPTEGTVLMEGRPLWPSGTDSPAARREVGYMLQQDYLFPWKTIEENILLGLHITGTLTTETKKRALALLAEIGLGGVESYYPSQLSGGMRQRAALVRTLATDPKLLLLDEPFSALDQQTKLKLEELVWKTLKQYEKTAVLVTHDIEEAIAMSDRIFLFSPRPGRLVRTFVIPDELRCRPPLAARQQPSFPALFQSIWKEMEALESAQ, encoded by the coding sequence ATGTTTCTTTCGATCGACCGCCTTTCGCACACGTATTTGACGAAAACGAACGCCGTCACCGCGCTTGTTGATGTGTCGCTGTCCGTCGAGAAAGGGGAGTTTGTCTCCTTTCTCGGCCCAAGCGGCTGCGGCAAAACGACGCTGCTATCCATCATCGCCGGATTGATCGAACCGACAGAAGGAACGGTGCTTATGGAAGGCCGACCGCTTTGGCCGAGCGGAACAGACTCTCCGGCGGCGCGCCGGGAGGTCGGCTACATGCTTCAGCAAGACTACCTATTTCCTTGGAAAACGATCGAGGAAAACATTTTGCTCGGACTCCACATCACGGGAACGTTGACGACGGAAACGAAAAAGCGGGCGCTCGCCCTGCTGGCCGAGATCGGCCTTGGCGGCGTCGAGTCGTATTACCCGAGCCAGCTGTCCGGCGGTATGCGCCAGCGCGCGGCGCTTGTGCGCACGCTCGCGACCGACCCGAAACTGTTGTTGCTCGACGAGCCGTTTTCCGCCCTCGATCAACAAACAAAGCTGAAACTGGAAGAACTCGTTTGGAAGACGTTAAAACAATACGAAAAAACAGCGGTGCTCGTCACCCATGACATCGAAGAAGCCATCGCCATGAGCGACCGCATTTTCTTGTTTTCGCCGCGCCCCGGCCGCCTGGTGCGGACGTTTGTCATCCCGGATGAACTGCGCTGCCGCCCGCCGCTTGCCGCCCGCCAGCAGCCATCGTTTCCGGCGCTCTTTCAATCCATTTGGAAGGAGATGGAGGCCCTTGAATCCGCCCAATGA
- the ssuC gene encoding Putative aliphatic sulfonates transport permease protein ssuC encodes MNPPNERIEALHTEYLTVLRKEQRIIRLWQTVLLVAFFAVWEAASRFHWVDPLLFSSPSAIAKLFVEKMSDHSLFAHTWATLFETLLGFFIGTAGGALIGALLWWFPRLAKTLDPYLVVFNAMPKVALGPILIVALGPGFTSIIAMGVVISVIITTIVVYSAFQEVDPNYLKVLRTFGATRYQCFKEAVLPASFPAIISTLKVNVGLAWVGVITGEFLVSKQGLGYLIIYGFQVFNFTLVLMSLLIVALLSTGMYQLVALIEKKWGNRR; translated from the coding sequence TTGAATCCGCCCAATGAACGCATTGAAGCGCTGCACACAGAATACCTCACCGTCTTGCGCAAAGAACAGCGGATCATCCGCCTTTGGCAGACGGTGCTGCTTGTCGCCTTTTTCGCCGTCTGGGAAGCGGCAAGCCGCTTCCATTGGGTCGATCCCCTTCTATTTAGCTCTCCATCCGCCATCGCCAAGCTGTTTGTCGAAAAAATGAGCGACCACTCCCTGTTCGCCCATACATGGGCGACGCTGTTTGAAACCCTGCTTGGATTTTTCATCGGCACAGCCGGCGGGGCGCTGATTGGCGCGCTTCTTTGGTGGTTTCCGCGCCTGGCGAAAACGCTCGATCCATATTTGGTCGTCTTCAACGCCATGCCGAAAGTCGCCCTCGGGCCGATTTTGATCGTCGCGCTTGGGCCGGGATTTACGTCGATTATCGCCATGGGCGTCGTCATTTCGGTCATCATCACAACGATTGTCGTCTATTCGGCGTTCCAAGAAGTTGATCCGAACTATTTGAAAGTGCTGCGGACGTTCGGCGCCACCCGCTACCAATGCTTTAAAGAGGCGGTGCTGCCGGCGTCGTTCCCGGCGATCATTTCGACGTTGAAAGTGAACGTCGGCCTCGCTTGGGTCGGCGTCATCACCGGCGAGTTTCTCGTCTCCAAGCAAGGGCTTGGGTATTTAATCATTTACGGCTTCCAAGTGTTCAACTTCACCCTTGTGTTGATGAGCCTGCTCATTGTCGCCTTGTTGTCTACAGGGATGTATCAGCTTGTCGCCTTGATCGAAAAAAAATGGGGAAACCGCCGCTAG
- the ytkD gene encoding Putative 8-oxo-dGTP diphosphatase YtkD: MHEFRDYYGHRVRLAFADHPFSPSPGHVWVICRYGGRWLLTDHPRRGLEFPGGKVEEGETAAEAAAREVMEETGGIVGRLEYIGQYKVEPDIVKNIYFADIAALVERGSYLETNGPVLLEALPDDIRADQRFSYFMKDDVLSLALAKLKQRGLID, encoded by the coding sequence ATGCATGAATTTCGCGATTATTACGGACATCGCGTTCGGCTGGCCTTTGCGGATCATCCGTTTTCCCCCTCCCCCGGGCATGTATGGGTCATTTGCCGCTATGGCGGGCGATGGCTGTTGACGGATCATCCGCGCCGCGGCCTTGAGTTTCCCGGCGGCAAGGTGGAAGAAGGGGAAACAGCGGCGGAAGCCGCGGCCCGCGAAGTGATGGAAGAAACGGGGGGAATTGTCGGCCGGCTCGAATACATCGGCCAATATAAAGTGGAGCCGGATATCGTGAAAAACATTTATTTTGCCGACATCGCTGCGCTCGTCGAGCGGGGGTCGTATTTGGAAACGAACGGCCCGGTGCTGCTTGAGGCGCTGCCGGATGACATCCGCGCCGATCAGCGTTTCAGCTATTTCATGAAAGATGACGTGCTTTCACTGGCGCTTGCCAAGTTGAAACAGCGCGGGCTGATCGATTGA
- a CDS encoding Phage-related holin (Lysis protein): MNKPIPMVAVSLFGSFLSMFVGSVDSFVVILLALVIVDYLTGIAASAVEGKLSSQVGFRGIIRKLLIFVLVAASHLVDLAIGWNMHVIRDAIIFFYIANEFISIVENAGRAGVPIPSVLRKAIELLKDEIK, translated from the coding sequence GTGAACAAGCCGATCCCGATGGTTGCCGTGTCGCTGTTCGGTTCGTTTCTGTCGATGTTTGTCGGCAGCGTGGACTCATTTGTCGTGATTTTGCTTGCTTTGGTCATTGTCGACTACCTTACCGGCATTGCCGCCAGCGCGGTCGAAGGCAAGCTGTCAAGTCAAGTCGGCTTTCGCGGCATCATCCGCAAACTGTTGATTTTCGTTCTGGTGGCAGCATCGCATCTCGTCGATTTGGCCATTGGATGGAACATGCATGTAATCCGCGATGCGATCATTTTTTTCTATATCGCCAATGAGTTTATCTCGATTGTGGAAAACGCCGGCCGGGCCGGCGTTCCGATCCCGTCCGTGCTCCGCAAGGCGATCGAGCTGTTGAAAGATGAAATAAAATAA